The following proteins come from a genomic window of Heyndrickxia acidicola:
- a CDS encoding phage terminase small subunit P27 family produces the protein MPTPAKPAKLQLIQGNPAKKNVEELEKRAANEEKLKMSAENVVPPSWLDATAKKEFNRLAKLLIGIELINEADINTLALYCDALSEYLACKREIKAKGKWIDNKPSPFYLRKKDAAAQMRVLSADLGLSPSARARLAINLSTEEDDEIDI, from the coding sequence ATGCCAACGCCAGCAAAGCCGGCTAAACTTCAACTTATACAAGGTAATCCAGCAAAGAAAAATGTAGAAGAGCTTGAAAAACGCGCTGCAAATGAAGAAAAGCTAAAAATGAGTGCTGAAAATGTTGTTCCTCCAAGTTGGCTAGATGCAACAGCTAAAAAGGAATTCAATCGACTAGCTAAATTGTTAATCGGAATTGAATTGATCAATGAAGCAGACATAAATACACTTGCTTTATATTGCGATGCTTTATCAGAATATCTTGCTTGTAAACGTGAAATTAAAGCTAAAGGAAAATGGATCGACAATAAGCCAAGTCCTTTTTATTTACGGAAGAAAGATGCTGCAGCTCAAATGAGGGTATTATCTGCTGATTTAGGACTTTCACCTTCTGCAAGAGCTAGATTAGCAATCAACTTGAGCACAGAAGAAGATGATGAAATTGACATCTAA